From the genome of Salmonella enterica subsp. houtenae serovar Houten:
CGCCGGGGTATTGAACCCCATTTAGTTGGCGCCACTATCCTGCACGCCCATATCCGTAACGGGCGTCTGCGCTGGCCAGTGTCAGACGAAATTTATCGCCTGAGCGATACGCCTATCCTTAGCGTTCGGCGTCGGGCCAAGTATCTACTGCTGGAGTTGCCTGACGGCTGGATAATCATTCACCTGGGGATGTCGGGAAGTTTGCGGATACTGTCGGAAGCGCTGCCGGCGGAAAAGCACGACCATGTCGATTTGGTGATGAGCAATGGCAAAATTCTACGTTATACCGATCCTCGCCGCTTTGGCGCCTGGTTATGGACCAAAGAGCTGGAAGGGCATAATGTACTGGCGCATCTGGGACCGGAGCCGCTAAGCGACGAGTTTAACGGCGAATATTTGCAGCAGAAATGCGCGAAGAAGAAGACGGCGATTAAACCCTGGCTGATGGATAACAAGCTGGTGGTCGGCGTGGGGAATATCTACGCCAGCGAGTCGCTGTTTGCCGCTGGTATTCACCCTGACCGCCTGGCGTCGTCACTCTCGACAGAGGAGTGCGACCTGCTGGCGCGGGTGATTAAAGCCGTTTTGCTGCGCTCTATCGAACAAGGCGGGACAACGCTGAAGGATTTTCTGCAAAGCGATGGAAAACCGGGCTATTTTGCGCAGGAGTTGCAGGTGTACGGGCGTAAAGGCGAGCCGTGTCGGGTATGTGGTACGCCGATAGTCGCAACGAAACACGCACAGCGTGCGACGTTCTATTGCCGTCATTGTCAGAAGTAAAACGCCAGGCCCGGCAAGGAAACTTATTTCAACTTATCCATTAGCGCCTGATGCACATTGTCCGGCAGAAAGTGGGTCACATCGCCCTGATGGCGCGCCACTTCTTTGACCAGTGACGATGAAATAAACGACCACTCTTTGGACGGCATCAGGAAAACGCTTTCCAGTTGCGGCATCAGATGGCGATTCATATGCGCCAACTGCATTTCATATTCAAAATCCGCCACCGCGCGCAGACCGCGAATCAGGATATTCGCCTGTCTGTCGCGGGCGAAATTGGCCATTAGATCGCTAAAGCCCGCCACCTCTACGTTACCCAGGTGTGCGGTCGCTTTTTGCGCCAGCGCCACACGTTCGTCCAGAGTGAACATGGGTTTCTTACCGGGGCTGGCGGCGATGGCCAGAATGACATGGTCGAACATCTGCGTCGCGCGCGTCACAATATCGAGATGACCGTTAGTAATCGGATCAAACGTGCCTGGATAAATCGCCCGTTTTTGCATGACAGCCCTCAATGCGTTTTCGGTGGCAGATAAGGTTCCAGCAGTTGCAGCAGACGCTGGAGCGCGCCCT
Proteins encoded in this window:
- the mutM gene encoding formamidopyrimidine-DNA glycosylase, with product MPELPEVETSRRGIEPHLVGATILHAHIRNGRLRWPVSDEIYRLSDTPILSVRRRAKYLLLELPDGWIIIHLGMSGSLRILSEALPAEKHDHVDLVMSNGKILRYTDPRRFGAWLWTKELEGHNVLAHLGPEPLSDEFNGEYLQQKCAKKKTAIKPWLMDNKLVVGVGNIYASESLFAAGIHPDRLASSLSTEECDLLARVIKAVLLRSIEQGGTTLKDFLQSDGKPGYFAQELQVYGRKGEPCRVCGTPIVATKHAQRATFYCRHCQK
- the coaD gene encoding phosphopantetheine adenylyltransferase, coding for MQKRAIYPGTFDPITNGHLDIVTRATQMFDHVILAIAASPGKKPMFTLDERVALAQKATAHLGNVEVAGFSDLMANFARDRQANILIRGLRAVADFEYEMQLAHMNRHLMPQLESVFLMPSKEWSFISSSLVKEVARHQGDVTHFLPDNVHQALMDKLK